A genomic region of Leptotrichia hofstadii contains the following coding sequences:
- a CDS encoding cytochrome c biogenesis protein CcdA produces MFNQPLLVGSVFLGGIASFLSPCILPIVPVYLGILSKGKKTILNTFLFILGLSLTFVSIGFSFSFLTEIFFNDTIKVLAGIIVIILGLHQTGILKFNFLEKNKSVNLDLIGKNSSLQAFLLGLTFSLGWTPCVGPILASVLTLAGEKGSAVYGGLMMFIYVLGLATPFVLFSFFSQELLKKVRALNQYTNYFKIFGGFLIIFMGILLIMNKF; encoded by the coding sequence ATGTTTAATCAGCCATTACTGGTAGGAAGCGTATTTTTAGGAGGCATAGCAAGTTTTCTATCTCCATGTATTCTTCCCATTGTTCCTGTATATTTGGGAATTTTAAGCAAAGGAAAAAAAACTATACTTAATACCTTTTTATTTATTTTAGGACTTTCGCTTACTTTTGTAAGCATTGGCTTTAGTTTTAGTTTCCTTACGGAAATTTTCTTTAATGACACTATAAAAGTTTTGGCAGGAATAATTGTAATAATACTGGGATTACACCAGACAGGTATTTTAAAATTTAACTTTTTAGAAAAAAATAAATCTGTAAATTTGGATTTAATTGGGAAAAATTCTTCATTACAGGCTTTTTTGCTAGGACTAACATTTAGTCTAGGATGGACTCCATGTGTAGGTCCTATCCTTGCCTCAGTGCTTACTCTTGCAGGCGAAAAAGGATCTGCTGTCTATGGAGGGTTAATGATGTTTATATACGTCTTAGGGCTTGCCACTCCATTTGTTCTATTTTCCTTTTTCTCTCAGGAATTGCTAAAAAAAGTACGAGCTTTAAATCAATACACAAACTATTTTAAAATCTTTGGAGGATTTCTAATTATATTTATGGGAATTTTGCTAATAATGAATAAGTTTTAG
- a CDS encoding redoxin family protein, with translation MKKLIAIIATMLSFGAVSFGNTLQGVQLKDINNKPVSLNKYKGKKIYIKMWASWCPICLSGLSEINSLSADKSKNFTVITIASPGQKGEKPTAKFIQWYKGLNYKNTTVLLDEKGEVLKRAKVLGYPSNIILDGNLNIVKTLPGHLTAAQIKGAVK, from the coding sequence ATGAAAAAATTAATTGCGATAATTGCAACTATGTTAAGTTTTGGAGCGGTTTCATTTGGAAACACATTACAAGGGGTTCAGTTAAAGGACATTAATAATAAACCTGTTTCCCTTAACAAGTACAAAGGGAAGAAAATATATATTAAAATGTGGGCTTCATGGTGTCCTATCTGTCTTTCGGGATTAAGCGAAATTAATTCTTTGAGTGCAGATAAAAGTAAGAATTTTACAGTTATAACAATTGCTTCTCCAGGGCAAAAGGGAGAAAAACCTACAGCCAAATTTATTCAGTGGTACAAAGGGCTTAATTACAAAAATACTACTGTATTGCTGGATGAAAAGGGGGAAGTGCTAAAAAGGGCAAAAGTTTTGGGATATCCTTCAAACATTATACTGGATGGGAACTTGAATATTGTTAAAACTTTGCCGGGACATCTGACTGCTGCACAAATCAAAGGAGCTGTTAAATAA
- a CDS encoding response regulator transcription factor yields MYSILIIDDEPIIRRGIKTFIDFEKYKISDVYEAEDGNSAFKTFSEVLPDLVLLDINIPFKNGLTLAEEMKELKSDVKIAIISGYDYFEYAQKALKIGVEDYILKPVSKTDINEIISKLIYKLEEDKKYNEARKIINKISQAEKSDKNISHSKYKDILTKKIEEKYSDISFNLNSLADEMNLSSGYLSSLFKNLFGIPFQDYLNNIRMEKAKLLLLTTDLKNYQIGELVGMENFNYFNSKFKKTFGITPKEFKKSVLEKL; encoded by the coding sequence GTGTATAGTATTTTAATAATTGATGATGAACCGATTATAAGAAGAGGTATTAAAACCTTTATTGATTTTGAAAAATATAAGATAAGTGATGTTTATGAGGCAGAAGATGGTAATTCTGCCTTTAAGACTTTTTCAGAAGTCTTGCCCGACCTTGTCTTGCTGGATATAAATATTCCCTTTAAAAATGGGCTGACTCTTGCTGAGGAGATGAAGGAGCTGAAAAGTGATGTTAAAATAGCCATTATTTCTGGATACGACTATTTTGAATATGCTCAAAAGGCTTTAAAAATCGGAGTCGAAGACTATATTTTAAAACCTGTTTCCAAGACAGATATAAATGAGATAATTTCAAAACTTATCTATAAGCTGGAAGAAGATAAAAAATATAACGAAGCAAGAAAAATTATTAATAAAATTAGCCAAGCTGAGAAATCTGATAAAAATATTTCTCATAGCAAGTATAAAGATATTTTAACAAAAAAAATTGAAGAAAAATACAGTGATATTTCCTTTAACTTAAATTCTCTGGCTGACGAAATGAATTTGTCTTCCGGATATTTGAGTTCACTTTTTAAAAATTTGTTTGGTATTCCTTTTCAGGACTATTTGAATAATATACGGATGGAAAAGGCAAAGCTGCTGCTTTTGACAACAGATCTGAAAAATTATCAAATTGGGGAGCTTGTAGGAATGGAAAACTTTAATTATTTCAATTCAAAATTTAAAAAAACTTTTGGAATAACACCGAAAGAATTTAAGAAAAGTGTGTTGGAAAAACTATGA
- a CDS encoding sensor histidine kinase encodes MKLKRTMKNSMLLQLFFYYIIGNLLFVLFLSSIFYYTSKYIIMNKEIEYTNENVISTSRYITLYADKLKNIINLLSVDADVRNFLISGNEDSKKSIEKMIYSILDSNKGIKNITVIGKNGNIVSSDKNNDMKISKNMMKEKWYVDAINNSDMPVFNPSRKNSTSSMNSALWFLSISRDIKNSRGENLGVIVFDIKYEILERYLNSISFGKQIDNIIVDKNNNIIYYKDVKCFADKKCLAKFSEKNKNKDTYLYETQIENTNWNLRSLANTNDLVTLKKNFSHIVIIIFLVSLAFSSIITFIVITKILRPLIKLENHMQNFENNLREFHLSEKTGYEVQNLVEHFNVMVEKIKYLREYEIKALHSQINPHFLYNTLDTIIWMAEFEDNEKVISITKSLANYFRLSLSNGHEKIPLKDEIMHTKEYLFIQKQRYEDKLSYFFNIEDESLLSIEVPKIIIQPIVENSIYHGIKNLSGNGIITIDVYRKNSTVNISVKDNGIGFEKAKQFKKSKTGGVGFQNVDKRIKFYYGKNYGVFINKDSKTEGAEVVIKIPFKSSL; translated from the coding sequence ATGAAATTAAAAAGAACTATGAAAAACTCGATGTTGCTTCAGCTGTTTTTTTATTATATTATTGGAAATCTTCTGTTTGTACTTTTTTTAAGCAGTATTTTTTACTATACTTCAAAGTACATCATAATGAACAAGGAAATTGAGTATACTAACGAAAATGTTATAAGTACATCCCGTTATATTACTCTTTATGCAGATAAATTGAAAAATATAATCAATCTCTTGTCTGTTGATGCCGATGTTAGAAATTTTTTAATATCAGGAAATGAAGATTCAAAAAAGAGCATTGAAAAAATGATTTATTCGATTCTTGATAGTAATAAAGGAATTAAAAATATTACTGTAATCGGAAAAAATGGTAACATTGTATCCAGTGATAAAAATAATGATATGAAAATATCAAAAAATATGATGAAGGAAAAATGGTATGTCGATGCTATAAACAATTCCGATATGCCCGTTTTTAATCCCAGCAGAAAAAATTCCACCTCCTCTATGAACTCAGCTCTCTGGTTTCTTTCAATCAGCCGGGACATAAAAAATTCAAGAGGAGAAAATCTTGGTGTTATTGTTTTTGACATTAAATATGAAATTCTTGAAAGATATTTAAATTCCATTTCTTTTGGAAAACAAATCGACAATATTATAGTAGACAAAAACAACAATATTATTTACTACAAAGATGTGAAATGCTTTGCTGATAAAAAGTGTCTTGCAAAATTTTCAGAAAAGAATAAAAATAAAGATACATACTTATACGAAACACAGATTGAAAATACAAACTGGAATTTAAGAAGCCTTGCAAACACAAATGACCTAGTTACCTTAAAGAAAAATTTTTCTCACATAGTTATTATCATTTTCCTAGTTTCATTAGCTTTTTCTTCCATTATTACATTTATCGTAATAACAAAGATTCTAAGGCCTTTAATAAAACTGGAAAATCATATGCAAAACTTTGAAAATAATCTACGGGAATTTCATTTAAGCGAAAAAACAGGCTATGAAGTTCAGAATCTTGTAGAACATTTTAATGTAATGGTTGAAAAAATAAAATATTTGCGAGAATATGAAATAAAGGCTCTGCACAGCCAGATTAATCCACATTTTCTGTATAATACGCTTGATACAATTATTTGGATGGCAGAATTTGAAGACAATGAAAAAGTAATCAGCATTACAAAATCACTTGCAAACTATTTTAGGCTTTCCCTTAGCAACGGTCACGAAAAAATACCGTTAAAAGATGAAATTATGCACACTAAAGAATATCTATTCATACAAAAGCAGAGATACGAAGACAAGCTTTCCTATTTTTTCAACATAGAAGATGAAAGCCTTCTTTCCATCGAAGTTCCAAAAATAATAATCCAGCCAATTGTAGAAAACTCCATCTATCACGGAATAAAAAACCTTTCTGGAAACGGAATCATCACAATAGATGTTTACAGAAAAAACAGCACTGTCAATATCTCAGTTAAAGACAACGGAATAGGCTTTGAAAAAGCCAAACAGTTCAAAAAAAGCAAGACAGGCGGTGTAGGATTTCAAAATGTCGATAAAAGAATAAAATTCTATTACGGCAAAAATTATGGCGTATTTATAAATAAAGACAGCAAAACCGAAGGAGCAGAAGTAGTTATAAAAATTCCTTTTAAATCAAGTTTGTAA
- the msrB gene encoding peptide-methionine (R)-S-oxide reductase MsrB yields MKSRSLLLFLILSLALFSVVLSNKNKNRKNSGENKMKKENMMQTGMNENIKEIYLAGGCFWGLEAYMERIDGVKDATVGYANGKTEKTSYNIVASTDHAETVHVKYDANKISLSKLLKYYFQVVDPTSINQQGNDRGRQYRTGIYYTNPKDKEIILQEIEEEQKKYTDKIQVEVQPLKNYILAEEYHQDYLRKNPNGYCHIDITKADEVIIDPKDYPKPSDEELKKRLTPLQYSVTQKKNTEHSFSNEYWDNHEAGIYVDITTGEPLFSSKDKYDSGCGWPSFTKPISKDVVTYANDTSFNMVRTEVLSRSGKAHLGHVFDDGPKDKGGLRYCINSASIKFIPLKDMEKEHYGYLIKLVQ; encoded by the coding sequence ATGAAATCGAGAAGTCTACTATTATTTTTAATACTATCTTTAGCTTTATTTTCAGTAGTATTATCAAATAAAAACAAAAATCGAAAGAACAGTGGTGAAAATAAGATGAAAAAAGAAAATATGATGCAGACAGGAATGAATGAGAACATCAAGGAAATTTATCTTGCTGGCGGTTGCTTCTGGGGACTTGAGGCATATATGGAAAGAATTGATGGAGTAAAGGATGCCACGGTTGGCTATGCAAACGGTAAAACTGAAAAAACGAGTTACAACATTGTCGCATCAACGGATCACGCAGAAACAGTTCACGTAAAATATGACGCAAACAAAATTTCTTTGAGCAAGCTACTTAAATATTATTTTCAAGTTGTAGATCCTACTAGCATTAATCAGCAGGGAAATGATAGAGGCAGACAATACAGAACAGGGATTTATTATACTAATCCTAAAGATAAAGAAATTATTTTACAGGAAATTGAAGAAGAGCAGAAAAAATATACAGATAAAATTCAAGTTGAAGTTCAGCCTTTGAAAAATTATATTCTCGCAGAAGAATACCATCAGGACTATTTAAGAAAAAATCCTAACGGATATTGTCACATTGATATTACTAAAGCAGATGAAGTTATCATTGATCCAAAAGATTACCCAAAACCAAGTGACGAAGAATTGAAAAAACGGCTTACTCCTCTGCAATACAGCGTTACACAGAAAAAAAATACTGAACATTCTTTTTCAAACGAGTACTGGGACAATCATGAAGCTGGAATTTATGTGGACATAACAACAGGAGAGCCATTATTTTCCTCAAAGGATAAATATGATTCTGGCTGTGGCTGGCCAAGTTTTACAAAACCTATTTCAAAAGATGTTGTAACTTATGCAAATGATACAAGTTTTAATATGGTAAGGACAGAAGTGCTTAGTCGAAGCGGAAAGGCTCACTTGGGACACGTTTTTGATGATGGACCTAAAGACAAAGGCGGGCTTCGTTATTGCATAAACAGTGCTTCAATTAAATTTATCCCATTAAAAGATATGGAAAAAGAGCATTACGGATATTTAATAAAATTAGTTCAGTAA
- a CDS encoding cell division protein FtsZ, which translates to MGNIACGNTEGGADVKNTLNGVKVKIVALGKTGSNVINKIILNNVVKADFIAIDTEKLNLDSSKAPKKIFVSSITSFEAMEDLRKQTEKEFQNADMVFIIAEMGEKTGTLLSSAVAEIAKSMNILTVAIVSKPFDFEDRNKIKLAKKGKERLKHFADTIIVIPYQRLNDLYANLPIVNIYEKGEKAFVTIVKGILDLIKKQGIVNLDFADIKSILQNSGKTVLGFGKADGEDRAKKAVEQALNTPLLERSIKGAGKILMNITSGNDIRLEEISQIATAVATSTENPDLFLAWGTVFEEAKFENSEDFEQKGSCVKVYLIATDFRN; encoded by the coding sequence GTGGGTAACATCGCTTGTGGGAACACAGAGGGCGGGGCTGATGTAAAAAACACGTTAAATGGTGTAAAAGTAAAAATAGTGGCTTTGGGAAAAACAGGAAGTAATGTAATAAATAAAATAATATTAAATAACGTTGTAAAGGCTGACTTTATAGCGATAGATACAGAAAAGCTGAATTTAGACAGTTCAAAGGCTCCGAAAAAAATATTTGTGTCATCAATAACTTCATTTGAAGCTATGGAGGATTTAAGAAAACAAACAGAAAAAGAATTTCAAAATGCAGATATGGTGTTTATAATAGCTGAAATGGGAGAAAAAACAGGAACTCTGCTTTCATCAGCTGTGGCAGAAATTGCAAAATCTATGAATATACTAACTGTTGCAATAGTGTCAAAGCCTTTTGATTTTGAAGACCGGAATAAGATAAAACTTGCTAAAAAGGGAAAGGAAAGATTAAAACATTTCGCGGATACTATAATAGTCATTCCATATCAAAGATTAAATGATTTATACGCAAACCTTCCAATTGTAAATATCTATGAAAAAGGAGAAAAAGCCTTTGTTACAATTGTAAAAGGAATATTGGATTTGATAAAAAAACAGGGAATTGTAAATTTGGACTTTGCAGACATTAAGTCTATATTGCAAAATTCAGGCAAAACAGTATTAGGCTTTGGAAAAGCAGACGGAGAGGACAGAGCAAAAAAGGCGGTAGAACAGGCACTAAATACCCCGCTTCTAGAACGTTCAATAAAAGGAGCAGGAAAAATACTAATGAATATAACCTCGGGAAATGACATACGCCTGGAAGAAATAAGCCAAATTGCCACAGCAGTAGCTACAAGCACTGAAAATCCAGACTTATTTCTCGCATGGGGAACAGTCTTTGAAGAAGCTAAATTTGAAAATTCTGAAGATTTTGAACAAAAAGGGAGCTGTGTAAAAGTATATTTGATTGCAACAGATTTTCGCAATTAA